One region of Eubacterium sp. 1001713B170207_170306_E7 genomic DNA includes:
- a CDS encoding class I SAM-dependent methyltransferase encodes MMNGLLNWAALSELSRPAAKAGPMDSDPAKMWGAAAQMYNKMAQLEREYTQNQLDAMIITKDDTVLDVGCGPGRLSVPAAAMAKSVTSLDVAPQMLAKCQENADAAGASNLTTRLLNWDDVKPGENIEKHDVVIASRTTALADLIKLNALADKYVFILCWTKSPSLKEVHDALFYGVDDALRPMPPMNRLLGYNVNFNLLYDMGVNPSVKVVTDGFHCDYENREAAYDDLRTLHPVPRDREEIFRRNVDAWLTDLPGGGVSFRRETESYVMWWKPGKLEL; translated from the coding sequence ATGATGAACGGATTATTGAATTGGGCAGCGCTTTCAGAGTTAAGCCGTCCGGCCGCCAAGGCCGGGCCCATGGACAGCGATCCCGCTAAAATGTGGGGCGCTGCCGCTCAAATGTACAATAAAATGGCTCAGCTGGAAAGAGAGTATACCCAAAATCAGCTGGACGCCATGATCATTACAAAGGATGACACTGTCTTAGATGTCGGCTGTGGACCAGGCCGTCTCTCGGTGCCAGCCGCCGCGATGGCAAAAAGCGTCACGAGCTTGGATGTGGCCCCACAGATGCTGGCAAAATGCCAGGAAAACGCCGACGCTGCCGGTGCTTCAAATCTGACCACCCGGCTTTTAAACTGGGATGATGTAAAGCCTGGTGAGAATATCGAAAAACACGATGTCGTCATCGCGTCGCGCACAACGGCGCTGGCAGATCTCATAAAGCTGAACGCACTGGCAGACAAGTATGTCTTTATCCTCTGCTGGACAAAAAGTCCCAGCCTGAAGGAGGTGCATGACGCTCTGTTTTATGGGGTGGATGATGCGCTGAGGCCAATGCCTCCGATGAACCGTCTGCTCGGATACAATGTGAATTTCAATTTACTCTACGATATGGGTGTAAACCCAAGCGTTAAAGTGGTCACCGATGGCTTCCACTGTGATTACGAGAACCGCGAAGCCGCCTATGATGACTTGAGAACCCTGCACCCGGTACCCCGGGACCGGGAAGAAATTTTCAGGAGAAACGTGGATGCGTGGCTTACGGATTTACCTGGCGGCGGCGTATCCTTCCGGCGCGAGACCGAGTCCTATGTCATGTGGTGGAAACCGGGAAAACTGGAACTTTAA
- a CDS encoding ABC transporter substrate-binding protein has translation MKNFKKALSVLLVLVLLSFTAAGCSQNGGSTAESENTGGDRTITDMSGVEVTIPAEVKSVINLWPSSNQIMIALGAQDKQTAYMATLQKPSFKWMQIVNPAIMEKETVGGNGDITAEELLNLKPDLVITSSDEDAEAYRAAGLNAACMMFNNYDGLKESVQKTGEALGSSEKERADKYVEYLEKNIKLVQDRLKDIKDEDKPVVHYVDGQSGTSPYKTTGNGTMQEEWLTMAGGKLSTDGILQGMSKEITPEQFLSINPDVIIVGGTGQADAYDALMSDASLANLKAVQDGKVYRNPQGTFQWDRFGSESALQVLWVAKTLYPDKFEDIDMKKETISFYKDYLGYELSDEYADAILAGKNAPDGR, from the coding sequence ATGAAAAATTTTAAAAAAGCCCTATCTGTACTGCTGGTGCTGGTTCTGCTCAGCTTTACCGCAGCCGGCTGTTCGCAGAACGGCGGCAGCACAGCCGAATCTGAGAATACAGGCGGTGACCGCACCATTACCGATATGTCGGGTGTCGAGGTAACGATCCCGGCCGAAGTGAAATCGGTCATTAACCTATGGCCGTCCAGCAACCAGATCATGATTGCGCTGGGCGCGCAGGACAAACAGACAGCCTATATGGCAACACTGCAAAAACCAAGCTTTAAATGGATGCAGATTGTCAATCCGGCCATTATGGAAAAAGAAACCGTTGGCGGAAACGGCGATATCACGGCAGAAGAGCTGTTAAATCTGAAGCCGGACCTGGTCATCACCTCCAGCGATGAGGATGCTGAAGCCTACCGGGCTGCTGGCCTCAACGCTGCGTGTATGATGTTCAACAACTATGATGGTCTGAAGGAATCGGTTCAGAAAACCGGCGAAGCCCTGGGCAGCAGTGAAAAGGAACGGGCAGACAAATACGTTGAATATCTGGAAAAAAATATCAAGCTGGTTCAGGACCGCTTAAAAGACATAAAGGATGAGGACAAGCCAGTCGTGCACTATGTCGATGGACAGAGCGGCACAAGCCCTTATAAAACAACCGGAAACGGCACAATGCAGGAAGAATGGCTGACCATGGCTGGCGGCAAGCTGTCCACCGACGGCATTCTCCAGGGCATGAGCAAGGAAATTACACCGGAGCAGTTCCTGAGTATCAATCCGGATGTGATCATTGTCGGCGGAACAGGACAGGCAGATGCCTATGACGCTTTGATGAGCGACGCCTCACTGGCAAACCTGAAGGCTGTTCAGGACGGCAAGGTTTACCGCAATCCGCAGGGAACCTTCCAGTGGGACCGCTTTGGTTCGGAGTCTGCCCTGCAGGTACTCTGGGTGGCAAAAACCTTATACCCGGATAAATTTGAAGACATTGACATGAAAAAAGAAACCATTTCTTTCTACAAGGATTATCTGGGCTATGAGCTCTCCGATGAATATGCGGATGCGATTTTGGCAGGCAAAAATGCCCCAGACGGCCGCTAA
- a CDS encoding iron ABC transporter permease: protein MARDIKENKVKNPEDRPLGLVLTLAAVIVIALILTALCVGRYYVPVMQAVKILLAQVFPITPTWDKTMYDVIINLRLPRVLAAVLVGGSLALAGATYQGMFKNPLVSPDLLGVSAGACVGAAVAILMSLGSGMTQVLAFTGGLLTVFVTTSIPKLMHRNSTMMLVLAGVIVGGFMNSIIGLTKYIADTDTQLPDMTYWQLGSIAKVTYPTIFAIAPIMIISGAVLIVMRWRINILSLGDNEARSLGVNLRFERGIAIICSTVLTASAVCMSGTIGWIGLVMPHLGRMVVGSNNVRLLPVTTLLSAGFLIIIDTLARTLTGGELPLGILTGFIGAPFFTWVLIKQRMSE from the coding sequence ATGGCGAGAGATATAAAAGAAAACAAGGTAAAAAATCCGGAAGACAGGCCGCTGGGGTTGGTTTTGACACTGGCGGCGGTTATCGTAATCGCGCTTATTCTGACGGCGCTGTGTGTTGGACGCTATTATGTGCCGGTGATGCAGGCGGTGAAAATCCTGCTGGCACAGGTTTTTCCCATCACCCCGACCTGGGATAAAACCATGTATGATGTCATCATCAACCTGCGGCTTCCGCGTGTGCTGGCAGCTGTTTTGGTTGGCGGCTCCCTGGCGCTGGCCGGAGCCACCTATCAGGGAATGTTTAAAAATCCGTTGGTGTCCCCGGACCTTCTGGGTGTTTCCGCCGGAGCCTGTGTGGGAGCCGCGGTTGCGATTCTCATGAGTCTGGGGAGCGGAATGACACAGGTGCTGGCCTTTACGGGCGGGCTTCTGACGGTATTTGTCACGACCTCCATTCCAAAGCTGATGCACCGCAACTCCACCATGATGCTGGTGCTGGCTGGTGTGATTGTGGGCGGGTTTATGAACTCCATCATCGGCCTGACAAAATACATCGCAGACACCGACACACAGCTGCCGGATATGACCTACTGGCAGCTGGGGAGCATCGCGAAGGTCACCTATCCCACGATCTTTGCGATCGCGCCGATTATGATCATCAGCGGCGCGGTGCTCATTGTCATGCGCTGGCGGATTAACATCCTGTCCCTCGGGGATAATGAGGCGCGTTCTCTGGGGGTTAATCTGCGCTTTGAAAGAGGGATTGCCATAATCTGCTCAACGGTGCTGACAGCCTCGGCGGTATGTATGAGCGGAACCATCGGATGGATCGGGCTTGTGATGCCGCATCTGGGCAGAATGGTGGTGGGCAGCAACAATGTGCGGCTGCTGCCGGTTACCACCCTGCTCAGCGCCGGGTTTCTGATCATTATTGATACCCTTGCCCGGACCCTTACCGGGGGCGAGCTACCCCTTGGCATTTTAACCGGCTTTATCGGGGCGCCCTTTTTCACCTGGGTATTGATCAAGCAAAGGATGAGTGAGTGA
- a CDS encoding ABC transporter ATP-binding protein has translation MALLEVKNAGFSYPTRQNVFSGISFALDKGEIFTILGPNGAGKSTLLNALANLTSLTEGEILVDGVRLDKMSARETAFKIAYVPQTTEITYGYSVRDYIAMGRAAHVGMLVTPKKKDYEIVDETIALLGIEHLAHRLCTQISGGEKQQACIARAIVQQPEIILFDEPTSALDYGNQLNIMRLIKKLCGRDYAVIMTTHNPDQPILLEGKAGILDRDGRMVTGTVNEILSEETLSAVYRTALHLVYVEEAERMACIAAKI, from the coding sequence ATGGCATTACTGGAAGTGAAAAACGCGGGATTCTCTTATCCGACAAGGCAGAATGTTTTCAGCGGTATTTCGTTTGCGCTGGACAAGGGCGAAATCTTTACCATCCTCGGGCCAAACGGGGCAGGCAAATCAACGCTTCTCAACGCCCTGGCAAACCTGACATCCCTGACCGAAGGCGAGATACTGGTGGACGGCGTGCGCCTGGACAAAATGAGCGCCAGGGAAACGGCCTTCAAAATCGCCTATGTGCCCCAGACCACCGAGATCACCTATGGCTATTCAGTCAGGGATTACATCGCCATGGGGAGAGCCGCCCATGTGGGAATGCTGGTGACGCCAAAGAAAAAGGATTATGAAATTGTCGATGAAACCATTGCCCTGCTCGGCATTGAGCATCTTGCCCACCGCCTCTGCACCCAGATCAGCGGTGGTGAAAAGCAGCAGGCGTGCATTGCCAGAGCCATTGTGCAGCAGCCGGAAATCATTCTTTTTGACGAGCCGACCTCAGCGCTGGACTATGGAAACCAATTGAATATTATGCGGCTTATCAAAAAACTGTGCGGCCGTGACTATGCGGTGATCATGACAACCCACAATCCGGACCAGCCGATTCTTCTGGAGGGAAAGGCAGGCATACTGGACCGGGACGGGCGCATGGTAACCGGAACCGTCAACGAGATACTCAGCGAAGAAACACTGAGCGCCGTGTACCGCACAGCCCTGCACCTGGTTTATGTG